A region of Oryctolagus cuniculus chromosome 3, mOryCun1.1, whole genome shotgun sequence DNA encodes the following proteins:
- the NABP1 gene encoding SOSS complex subunit B2 isoform X1, protein MNGVNDPPLFIKDIKPGLKNLNVVFIVLEIGRVTKTKDGHEVRSCKVADKTGSITISVWDEIGGLIQPGDIIRLTRGYASMWKGCLTLYTGRGGELQKIGEFCMVYSEVPNFSEPNPDYRGQQNKGAHSEQKNNSMNSNMGTGTFGPVGNGIQPGPESRGYQFSYAGRSNGRGPINPQLPGTANNQTVMTTISNGRDPRRAFKR, encoded by the exons ATGAATGGGGTCAACGACCCGcctctttttataaaagatattaAGCCCGGACTGAAAAACTTAAATGTCGTCTTTATTGTGCTGGAGATAG GACGCGTGACCAAAACCAAAGACGGCCATGAAGTGAGATCGTGCAAAGTAGCAGATAAAACGGGCAGCATCACTATTTCCGTGTGGGATGAGATCGGAGGTCTCATACAGCCAGGGGATATAATTCGGTTGACCAGAGG GTATGCATCCATGTGGAAAGGATGTCTAACACTGTATACTGGAAGGGGCGGTGAACTTCAAAAAATTGGGGA GTTTTGTATGGTTTACTCAGAAGTGCCAAATTTCAGTGAACCCAATCCAGATTATCGAGGACAGCAGAACAAAGGG GCACACAGTGAACAGAAGAATAATTCCATGAATAGTAATATGGGTACAGGTACATTTGGACCAGTGG gaaatGGTATTCAACCTGGCCCTGAGTCACGGGGATACCAGTTTTCATATGCTGGTAGAAGCAATGGCCGGGGACCTATAAATCCACAGCTGCCAGGAACAGCCAATAACCAAACAGTCATGACCACAATAAGTAATGGCAGGGACCCTCGGAGAGCCTTTAAAAGATGA
- the NABP1 gene encoding SOSS complex subunit B2 isoform X2, whose protein sequence is MWKGCLTLYTGRGGELQKIGEFCMVYSEVPNFSEPNPDYRGQQNKGAHSEQKNNSMNSNMGTGTFGPVGNGIQPGPESRGYQFSYAGRSNGRGPINPQLPGTANNQTVMTTISNGRDPRRAFKR, encoded by the exons ATGTGGAAAGGATGTCTAACACTGTATACTGGAAGGGGCGGTGAACTTCAAAAAATTGGGGA GTTTTGTATGGTTTACTCAGAAGTGCCAAATTTCAGTGAACCCAATCCAGATTATCGAGGACAGCAGAACAAAGGG GCACACAGTGAACAGAAGAATAATTCCATGAATAGTAATATGGGTACAGGTACATTTGGACCAGTGG gaaatGGTATTCAACCTGGCCCTGAGTCACGGGGATACCAGTTTTCATATGCTGGTAGAAGCAATGGCCGGGGACCTATAAATCCACAGCTGCCAGGAACAGCCAATAACCAAACAGTCATGACCACAATAAGTAATGGCAGGGACCCTCGGAGAGCCTTTAAAAGATGA